The following DNA comes from Rubidibacter lacunae KORDI 51-2.
CCGCACCTTCGGTATGCTGGGTGGCAAATCGTCGAACAGCCAAGTAAGCGACAAGTGAACTGCCCAGCAAGTTCGAACCCAATGCGAGCCGTTTCCAGCGTTGGAATTAGCAGTCTCCCAACCTCCAGCGTTTACGCCAGCATCTTTCCATTTAATGACGCATCTGTCAACCAGAGTCTATGGTGTAAAAGGCTAGCCCTTTTAGGCCTACACCGCATAACGTCTAGAAGGTGAGCCGCAGCAGGGGCAGCAGGCCGAGAGGATTGAGTTCCGACTGTCGTCTCCGGCGCCGAGTTGAGTTTGCAGTGACTTGCTTGCTGAAAGAATAAACGATCGCTTCCCAACAAACCACCCCCTGAAACTAACCTTTAGTTGCAACGGAAACTGAGGAGAACGGGCGAAAGCCTAACGTCTCACATCAGCGGCCATCCCACTCCCCACGATCGCGGTCTGGTCCATCTGCATGAATTTGATAATTTTCAGTATGCACCTTGCGAGTAAGTAAGTTCATAGCTGTGGGAGTAGACTTCGAAAATTAAGCCAAATGGATCTTCTACATAGACCATCCTATAAGGCTTCTCGCCCGGATAGTACTCACGGATCGGCATTCTTTGCTTGCCACCATGAGCCAGGATCTTTTCTACAAGACCCTCTATGTTTGGGTCCTGTACGCAAAAATGGAATGTACTCGTTTTCCAGTATTCAAAATCTGTTGGTTTCTCGTTGTTTTTGAACTCAAACATTTCCACTCCAATTCTGTCTCCTGTGGACATGTGGGCGATTTTGAAAGATTTCCAGCCCGCGCCAAAAACATCGATACACATTTGACCAATCGGTGTTTCCGACTCTTCAGTAATTACAGTTGGCTTCATGATTAAGTACCAACCCATGACTGCGCTGTAAAATTCAACTGCCTTCTCTACATCAGGCACCGAAATACCGATATGCGAGAAGGTCCGAGGATAGTTGCTCATGGTTTCTCCTTTATGTGAAAGTTAACGTCCAGAAGGTGAGCCGCAGCAAGGGCAGAAGGCCGAGAGGATTGAGTTCCGACTGTCGGCTCCGGCACCGAGTTAGGTTCGCAGTGACTTGTTTGCTAAAAAATAACCGATCGCCTCCTAACAAGCCAGCCTCTGAAATAACTCTTCAACTGAGACTGAAACTGAGGAGAACGGGCGAAAGCCTAGCTATAATTAGTGCTAATTTCGCAGCCTAAAGCCTCTGCTGAGCGAGAGTTCTCCGAATCGCTGCGAGCCAAAGAAACCAAGATTATTTAGAATTTAGCACGCACATATCTAGATATCAATTCCTGCATGATGCGGATATAGAAACCGATAACGCCAACTGCAAATCTTCTGCCGGAAAAATATTACAGCCATCCTAGCAGCCCGATTTCGCGGCACTTAGGCTGTATTTGCGCGGTATAGACTTTGGTTGCTGCCCTTCACCACTAGCGGATATAGAAACCAATATTGCTATGAGCGAGCCCCCTAGAACATCGATTCTGCAACCATTCTAGCTGTGCGACCGCGAGTTACTTAGGCTGCATTTATCCTGTATAGACTTGGGGTATCGCCATTTGCCATTGGCCATGACCGACTCCGCCACCAAGCCCCCCAAGCTGCTCGATCTCGTCCGCGACACCCTGCGCGTCAAGCACTACGCCTACCGCACTGAAGAAACTTACCTGCAGTGGATTCGCCGCTTCATTCTCTTCCACGACAAACGCCATCCCAAAGACATGGGCGCGCCCGAAGTCGAAGCATTTCTGACCCACCTCGCCGTCGTAGGTAACGTCTCCGCCTCGACCCAGAATCAAGCCCTTAGCGCCCTGCTCTTTCTCTATCGCCACATCCTCAAACAACCCCTGACCGACGACGCCATTGACTCCGTTCGCGCCAGACAATCCAAGCACCTCCCCACCGTGCTGTCGGTCGACGAAACGCGACGCTTGCTGCAGTGCCTAAGCGGCACTCACCAACTCCTTGCCAAGCTCCTTTATGGCTCCGGCTTGCGAGTTAAAGAAGCCCTGCGCCTGCGCGTGAAAGATATCGACTTCGCCCAAACGCAAATCGTCGTGCGCGACGCCAAGGGCAACCGCGATCGCCTCACCATCCTGCCCGACAGCCTGACCGAGCTGCTGCAAGCGCACCTGGTCCAAGTCAAGCAACTGCAGCCGACGACCTCGCCCAATGCTACTGAGCTGGGTTGGGAGTGGGTGAAGGCGGCACTGTACCGGGGTTGGCAGCTGCTTCCGGATGTGCGATTTAGCGTGAATGCCAATCCGAAGCTGGCGCAAGTATGACGGCGACAGCACGAGCATCGCCACTATCGGCTGGGGTTTGAATTTTAGACTACTCACTATGCCTGAGCTTCCGCGTAAGTTTTATCAGTCAAGCAGCCTTACGTCATCGTTCACACCGCTATCCCTGCCAAATACCAACCCGGCACCCCGAACAATTCTTATCAACAGCTCACAACAGCATCGACTAAAGCCCAAGCTTTGTACCGAGCACAATTGCATATGCTGCGCGCAGATGTTGCGTTCGACAGCAACAACTTCGTGTTGTCGCGCGGTCCGCTGCCGCTGCAACCCGATCTCGAAGTAGTTGCCGAGGACGAACGAACCCATCAGTCCTCTTGGGTAAGTTTTATGGTGACCGGCAGTCCCTGGTAGCACGCTGTCGGCATGGCTCCATCTCAGTGCAAACTTTCAAGCCCTTGCGATCGCCAACAGTCCATCCGTTTCGTGCCGTCGCGCGCATTGCCGATCCGGCACGGAATCTGCTAAAACGCTACTGCTCCGCGATCGCGCCGCGCCGATTGCCCGTAGCTGCCGCAAACCATGCCTTACCTCCAGCTCTACCTCCTTCGCATCCGAGCGATTACGCAAGCGGAGCGGACGCGATTGGGGATTGCAATCTGGCTCGGGGCAAGTTTGGCGATCGCAATTCTCTATGGCATTTGGGGACTACAAGAAACCTTCAGTACCGATTACGTCGTTGCCAGCGACGTGCGCCAACACGTGTTCTGGCTGTTGCGATACTTCGATCCAGAACTATTTACCAACGACCTCATCGCCGACTACTTCGAGTCGGTTTCGCCAGCCGGCTTCACCGCCGTTTACCGCAGCGCGATTTCGCTGGGAGCCGATCCGATTTGGTTCAGCAAGATCTTGCCAATCCCGATCGCGATCGGGATGACAGTTTACTGCTTTCTTCTCGTGTTGGAGCTATTGCCCGTTCCAGTGGCAGGCTTTTTCGCTAGCGTATTGCTACTACAGATTGTCTGGCTGAACAATGACGTTCCCTCGGCTACCCCGCGGGCATTCTTGTACGTCTTCTTTCCAGCATTTCTATACTATTTGCTGCGCCGCTCGCCGATAGGGTGTGCGATCTCGGTTGCCTTGCTGGGCTTGTTTTACCCGCAGTACGTGCTGTTGAGCGCGCTCGTTGCGCTCGTCCGCTTGCTGGACTGGACGCAGCCGAAATTACGCTTGAACCGCGACCCACGCGATCGCGTGCTGTGCTTTACCATCCTGGCCGTTGCTTTTGTCGTGTTGCTGCCTTTCGCGATCGGAAGCTCGGAGTACGGGCCGGTTGTCACGTACGCCCGCGGGCAGTTCATGGCAGTATTTTCCGAGAACGGTCGCACCCCGATCTTTCGCAACGATCCGGTTAATTTCTACCTCGGTCCCGGACGGACCGGACTCTTTCCCCGCGCGCTGTTGACACCGGCAACCCTAGCTGTCGGATTGCTCTTACCGGGAATGCTTTTACTGCGGAAGTACTTTCCCCTTGGCGATCGCACCCGCAATCTATCGCTGATTCCACAGCTGATGACTGCAGCAATTTTACTGTATTGCGCCGCCCATGCTTTTTTGTTTCGCTTACACTTACCGAGCCGTTATACCAACCACAGCTTCAAGATTACAGTCGCAGTGACTGCAGGTGTTGCTCTAACCTTACTGCTCGATGGTTTGGCACATTGGGCGATAGCACGTCAGGCAACAAAAAATCCGAAAAACAGCAGCCAAATTATTGCTGGCGGGGTTGCCACCTTGCTGCTAGCTTGCTTGCTCTTATATCCGCGGTTGCTGATCGATTTCCCCGGTAGCTTCTACCCCAGGGGCGGTGCGGTCGATCTTTACCAGTACTTAGAAACCCTGCCCAAATCGATTGTTATTGCATCGCTCTCAGACGAATCGGATAATATCCCGACGTTCGCCCGGCGGTCCGTTTTGGCGAGCTGGAGACTGCTCAGCCCATATCATCTAGGCTATTACGAGCAGATGCACCAGCGCGCGATCGCGGTTATCAACGCTCAGTATGCATCGAACCCAGCCGAGGTGAAAGCAACGATCGCGGCTTACGATATCGACTACTGGTTGCTCGATCGCCAGGCATTCTCGCCGGAGTATTTGTCCGAGAATCGGTGGTTCGGTCAGTGGCCGGACCTGAGCGCTCGCATCATCCGAGAGCAACAGTCAAAGACGCTTCCAGTATTAGAGCAATTACAAGCAACGTGCAGTACGTTCGAGTCGAAAACGCATGTCGTCCTATCAGCTCGCTGTATTCTGAACCAGTGATTCGGTACTGAATTCGCTAGCGATCGCCATTTCCTCAAATGGGCTTCATTCGAGATCGACTCTAAATGCATAAATCGCCCGGACGACCTCTTTCACTCGATCTGGCGCTAGCACTCGCGATCGCGATTGTTATCTTGCTGGGCAGCTACCTGCGTTTTTCCGACCTCGACCGCAAGGTGTACTGGATCGACGAAGTGCACACATCGATGCGAGTAGTCGGTTTCCCCAAACGCGAATTCGCGCAAATCGTGCCGAGCGATCGCCCGATCTCGCTCCCGGAACTGCACGAGTTCCAAACCCTATCGTCCGAGCGCGGTTGGGGCTCGACGTGGAGTGCGCTCGCGCAGAATGCCGAGCATGCACCGCTGTTCTACGTGTCAGCTCGCGCCTGGATGGAGTGGTTGGGCAATGCAATTTGGGTTCCGCGCAGCTTGGCAGCAGTGTTTAGTTTGTTGATGTTTCCAGCTCTGGGTTGGCTGTGTTGGGAACTATTTCGAGACGCTCGTATTGCCGGCATCGCGATCGCGTTAGCAGCTTTATCACCAATCCAATTGGTTTACGCCCAAGAAGCGAGAGAATACTCCCTCTACGGAGCTTTAATCTTGTTAGCAAGTGCGGCGTTACTGCGAGCTTTGCGCCTGAGTCCTCACCAGCGCGCGCGCTGGGTGCTGTCCGGACCTTGGTGGCTGTATACGACACTGCTCGTACTTTCGTTGTACGCTCATTTGCTGGCGTCTCTGACATTATTGGCTCATGCGACGTACGTAGCAGTTCGCGATCGCAAATCCCTCGGGATGCTCGCACTTGCAACGCTAACGAGTTTGATTGCACTCGTACCCTGGATCGTTGTCTACTTTCTCCGTCAAAATTCGATCGGGAGCTGGTCGGCACGAGACGTCCCGATCTCAAACCTATTGCAGCGCTGGCTCATTAATGCGAGTGCGGCGTTCTTCGATATTCAAGGCCTGCATCCGGGTACGCAGTTAATCGATATCGAGGCCCGTCAGAACGATATCGTTCTAAGCTGGCATGACCCGGCAATGTGGATCGCCCTAATCGGCATGAGTTTGGCGATCGCCGCGATCGCATTTGCAATCATGCAAACCGAGTCGGAAGCGCGCTGTTTTTTGCTGTCGTGGATGGGGTTCAGCGGTTTGGTTTTGATTGCAGCCGATCTAGTGGGTGGCGGGCAGCGGTCGGGTATTGCTCGCTACTTGCTACCGTGCTATCTCTGCATCCACATTTGTGTGGCGGTGCTTTTGGCTACTTTGATGCGATCGCAGCTCGCGTATCGGCTCCGCCTCGGTCAACTCCTATTCGTTGCGATCTTAACCAGCAGTTTGCTATCGGACATTGCCTATCTGGACGCCAGCACGTGGTGGAACAAATACAGCAGTTTCTACAATGCCCATGTAGCAGACTTTATTAGCAGGTCGCCAGCACCACTAGTTGTTAGCAGTGCCAAACGAGGTAGCCGGTCGCTGTCCTTAAGTTACAAACTCGATCCCAGCACCAAGTTTCTATTGGTTTCGGAGCAAGGCAGTCTTGGCGTTGAAGAGTTCGTTTCCGAATTCTCAAAACATAATACATACCTATTTCGCCCGAGTAACGAGCTGTATGCAGCCTTGACTGAAAGTCCGCTCTATCGTTTAAAGCCAGCTATTCCGCACGGTAACCTTTGGACGATCGAGGTCGCCCGCGAATGACGGTGCTAAAGCAATCCCAAATGAATCTAAGGTCAACGCGCTACTTCGCACCGCTCGATTGCCTGCTGAAGTGTCCGAATGGACTAAAACCCTTGGTTCTGGATGGTTCGCCCGATTGACTCGATAGTTGGTTCGTCCGGGCATTGATGCAGACAGCTGCCTACTTTGCCCATCAAGATAGTCCCGACGCTGCTAAATAGTGATTTCCATGACCCTAGACCTCTCCCGACCGCTCGGACTTGAATCCTCAGGTTCAGGAGATTAAGGATGTCGGCGATGAAACGTCATTCGGTTTTGACCGGCTTGTTGACCGGAACGATCGCCTGTTTGACAGCATTCGGGTATTGTGCGTCGCGATCGGCAGTGGACGGCAGCGCGGCAACGCCGGCCGTTACCATCACCGTCTCGGCAGCAGCCAGCCTCCAAGATGTCTTGGAAGCACTTACGCCGCAGTTCATCGCCACCCACCCGGAGATCGCTGCGCATTATAACTTCGGCTCCTCGGGGTCGCTGCAGCGGCAAATCGAGCAAGGGGCACCGGTGGACGTCTTTTTCTCGGCGTCAGCCGAGCAGATGGAGGCTCTAGACGACCAGGGACTGATTCTCAGCACCACTCGCCGGGATGTTGTCGGCAACCACTTGGTGGCGATCGCGCCCCTAGACTCTACCCTGGAGGCAAGCGACCTAACGCAACTCAAAACCGCCGCGATCGACCATATTGCCGTCGGCGAGTTTCGAAGCGTTCCTGCCGGACGGTATGCCGAGCAGGTCTTTGCGACCTTGAACTTGCTGGAGCCCCTGCAATCCAAGTTTGCGTTCGGTAACAACGTGCGCGGCGTACTGTCGGCCGTCGAAAGTGGTAATGCCGACCTGGGAGTGGTCTACGCGACCGATGCCGCGCTATCCGATCGCGTCAAGATCGTGGCGACGGCACCCGCAGAGTCCCATCAGCCCATTCGCTATCCCGTTGCCGCGATCGCGAGCAGCGTGCAGCCCGAGGCCGCGCGGGCGTTTATCGCCTTTTTGCAAACAAACGTTGCGCGGGAGACCTTTACCGCATTTGGGTTTGCACCAGTGCCGTCCGACGACTGAGCCGTTAAGTGTGCCCTCATGCCCGACTTCTCTCCGCTTTGGATCTCCTTGCGGATTGCCGCGATCGCCACACCCATTGCCGTTTGCTTGGGCATTGGAGCGGCCTACGGCATACAACGTTATCGCGGTCGGGGACGGGCTCTGATAGAAGGTGTCTTGCTCGCGCCGATGGTACTGCCCCCAACTGTATTGGGCTTTCTGTTGCTGCTACTACTGGGCAAAAACAGACCGCTCGGCGCGCTGCTGGACAGAGCGGGGATCGATCTCGTTTTTACTTGGTATGCAGCCGTCATCACCGCCACGATCGTTGCCTTGCCGCTGGCGTATAAAACCGTCCTGGGTGCCTTCGGGCAAATCGACGCCAACATTCAACAAGCAGCCAGAACTCTGGGAGCCTCCGAGCTGAGGCTGCTGCGAGAGATCGCGCTGCCGTTAGCACTGCCGGGGTTGATTGCAGGAACGACGCTGGCATTCGCCCGTGCCCTGGGAGAGTTCGGCGCAACCTTGATGCTGGCCGGCAATATTCCCGGCAAAACCCAAACCATTTCCATGGCGATTTATTTCGCGGTGGAAGCTGGCGCTTTTGGGGAAGCAGCGCTCTGGACGGGGGTGATTTTCGCGATCGCGTTGGGGGGATTATGGCTGGCCAATCTGCGGTTGACCCCCGATCGGAGTCGCGTTGGGAATCGGATTTCCCCAGCCGAGAGGGAACCAATTGCTCTGGCGGCACCTAACCCCCCGCTGCCGTTCGAGCGCTCCGCGAGTGGCCATCCGGTCCTCGAAGTAGCGATCGCCAAGCAACTTCCTGGCTTTACGCTCGAAGTCTCCTTTACCACCGACCGGCATCCGCTGGGGTTGCTGGGAGCATCTGGTGCGGGCAAAAGCTTGATCCTGCGCTGCATCGCCGGGACCGAAACGCCAGATTCCGGGCGCATTGTTGCCAACGGGCGGGTATTGTTTGACTCCGCAGCAGGTATCGACTTACCGATCCGCGATCGCCGGATCGGGATTTTGTTCCAGAATTACGCCTTGTTTCCAAACATGAGCGCCGCCGAGAACGTTGCCTTCGGGTTGCCGGTCGAACTGTCGCGGCGGCAGCGGCGGCAGCTGGCCGAACGAGAACTCGCCGCAGTGCAGCTTACCGGTTTCGGCGATCGCTTGCCGGGGGAACTCTCGGGCGGGCAACAGCAGCGCGTTGCCCTAGCCCGCGCCCTAGCTAGCCAGCCCGATGTCTTGCTCTTAGACGAGCCGTTTTCGGCGCTGGATACGCATTTACGCCACCTGATCGAGCGCGATTTGCGATTGCGACTTGAGGGCTTCAACGGTACGACGCTATTTGTCACGCACAACATAGAGGAAGCCTACCGATTGTGCGATCGCCTGCTGGTGATGGATCGAGGGCGCGCGCTCGTCTGTAACTCTAAAGCAACTGTTCTGGATCGTCCCGAAACCGTTCGCGCTGCCAGTCTTACGGGATGCAAAAACATTTCGCGGGTGGTGCCTTTGGGTCCCCATACTGTCCGCGCCCTCGACTGGGACTGCACGCTCCAGGTTGCAGAACTCGCGTGCGATCGCATCACTCATCTCGGCATGCGCGCTCACCACATTGGCTTTTTGGAGACCGACACTCCCCGCACGGAAGCGCCTGGCATTGCGTCGGAGGGACGAATCGACTCGAACGGATCGGGCCGCACCGAGCTGCAGGCAGCCTCCGCGCCCTCTCCAAGTGTTTTAACTGCCCCGAACGTCTTTCCCTGCTGGCTCAGCGCGACGAGCGAAACCCCTCACCGCGTAACCCTCTACCTCAAACTCAACGCAGTGCCCAACAGCGCTCAAGATTACCATTTGCAGGCAGAGGTGTTTAAAGAACGGTGGGCAACGCTCAAACATGCGCCCCTACCCTGGTCGATCCAACTCGCCCCACAGCGACTGATGATGTTGAGGGAAACACTCGAGTCGCTCGGTTCGAGTCGTGCGGGTTCTCCAGGATATTCCCGACCCGTTCCCGACTCTCCCAATTAAGCCACTTAACCGCTCAAATCTAATCTCCAATCCTTTGAAGATTGAACGCTAACAAAAGCGGGACTGTTGCAGACCGATCGCAGGTGCACAGTTCGGGTTCGGTTCCTCCAATCAACTTATTGCCCGAGGGCTACCTCACGCATTTCCTCGGGCGTGAGGCGATCGTGGATAACCCGGCCGTCGCGGAACCAGATGATGCGCTCGGTATGCCGCGCTACATCAACTTCGTGGGTAACCATGACAATCGTGATGCCACTGGCGTGGAGCTCGTCGACAATTTCTAACACCTCACGCATGGTCCGCGAATCTAACGCGCCTGTCGGCTCGTCGGCTAGCAACAACAACGGCTCATTGACGATCGCCCGGGCGATCGCCACGCGCTGCTGCTGACCGCCCGAGAGTTGCGTTGGTTTATTCTGCATGCGGTTAGCCAATCCCATTTTGCGCAAGGCCTCGGCGGCGCGATCGCGTCGCTCGTCTGACGGAATCCCCGCGTATACCATCGGCAGCATGACGTTTTCTAGTGCCGTCATCTGCGGTAGTAAGTGGAATTGCTGGAATACGAACCCGAGCTTGCGGTTGCGGATCGCAGCCAGTTCGTCGTCAGTGAGACGCGCCACATCCGTATCGTCGAGAAAGTAGCTACCTTCGGTGGGGCGATCCAGGCAGCCGATCAGGTTCATGGCAGTGGATTTGCCCGATCCTGAGGGGCCCATGATCGCACAGTATTCACCGCGGGGGACGGCAAGGTCGATGCCATTGAGGGCGTGCACGGTTGCCGCACCCATTCCGTAAACCTTCGTCACGCCTTCAAGCCGCACGATCGGGTCGGGGTCGCTAGCAAGCATCGGTAGAGGGTCGGGAAATGAAACGATCATGGTCTTTTGGAAGCAAACTTTCTCGATTCTAGACTCCGCACCGGCGGGCCAAATCTGGTGTGGGAGCAATCGGTCAAACCATGGGTAGTACCAAAAACAATGGTGTGTTGATGAGAGGGTTGTAGTGGTGAATGAATAACCACAACCTGCCAATGCGATCTAATAGACACCTGAAACCAGCTAATCTCCGCCGCAAAACCGTGAGAAGCACTGATGCAAGGTACAGTTGAAACGCGGAATTTCGCTGGTCTTGCCACTGTGATTGGTGACGACCAGATGGCGTTTCGAGCGCAGTATGCCTCGATCGGCTTCCCATTCATGGGTGAAGAAGACGGCCTATTGTCAAGAGACCGGGGGCAACAACGTCCAGAGCGCATCAGCACGCTCGGAACCTCGCGTGGATTCGTAGTCGTTGTTTATTTCTCGGATTTGGACATCAAGCACAAGTCAGACCGCTAATTGACTGACAAAACTGATACGGGAGCAGAGGCCTAGCGAGTGGTGTGAATTTCCAACTCCAGCTGAGAGCAGGGTTACTCGTGTCTCGACATTTCACCTAAGACAGCTCGTTTTTTTCAGCCCGTGCCTCCGGGACAGCGGGGTCTCAACCAGAATGACGGCTGTCGTATTTCAGCTGGGTCGGCAATTGGTGCAAGTGCATCTCTGTGAGTAGCTTGGGGTATGGTTAGAGGCACGTTCCGTTTGTTGCAAATCCGCCATGCCAGACCAAATCCAATGGGCAACTGCTCTCTCAACTCGCCCGTCACTCGAAGCAGCGGTGGCAGAGGTGGTAGAGCTGGTGCAGCAGTCGCTGTCCGCTGCACCAGACGTGGGATTTGTGTTTATCTCCTCTGCGTACGCGAGCGAGTACCCACGCTTGGTCCCGCTGTTACGCGATCGCCTGCCGCTCCCGGTTATCATCGGCTGCGGCGGCGGCGGTATCATCGGCACGGGGAAGGATCGCGCAGCATTAGAAATTGAAAACAGTCCGGCTCTGAGTCTTAGCGTTGCCGTGCTCCCCGGCGTTGCGGTAACACCCTTCCAGATCGATAGTGATGCGCTCCCCGATCTCGACGCACCCACATCGGACTGGACGGAACTAGTGGGCGTCGATCCGGCACGCCAACCCGGTTTCGTCGTCTTGATAGACCCGGCATTCGGGCATGTGAATGACTTGCTAGAAGGTTTGGACTACGCCTATCCCGGTGCCGCTAAAGTCGGCGGGCTAGCTAGCGCCACGGGCCTCGGCGGGCAAAGCGGCTTGTTTTATTACAACGAGGGCGGATCGGCGGTCGGTACGCCGCCAAACGCGGGCGTCGTCGGTGTTGCCTTCGACGGCAATCTGATCCTCGACACCTTGGTTGCCCAAGGTTGCCGGCCGGTGGGTTCGTTGCTGCAGGTCGTGCAAGGCGAACGCAACATCATCTTGGAAGTCACCGATGCCACCGCACCGACTGGCGAAACTATCACGTCACTGGAAGCACTGCGCCGCACGATCGCCGACCTCAGCCCAGACGATCGCGAACTTGCCCAGGATTCGCTCTTTATCGGCATCGCGCGCGACGAGTTTAAACTCGAACTCGAACAGGGGGATTTCTTGATCCGCAATCTGCTCGGCGTCGACCCGCGCATCGGCGCCATCGCCGTCGGCGATCGCGTGCGACCGGGCCAGCGCCTGCAGTTTCATTTGCGTGACGCCCGCACTTCAGCCGAGGATCTTGAGCTGCTGCTGCAGGCAAGCTGTCGGGACGGGAACACATCGGCAGCAGGGGCGCTGCTCTTTTCGTGTCTGGGGCGCGGCCAAGGACTTTACGGCGAAGAGCACTTCGACTCCCGCTTGTTCCAGCGCTACTTCAACGGCATACAAGTCGGCGGCTTCTTCTGCAGCGGTGAAATCGGACCCGTCGGCCATCGCACGTTCTTACATGGCTACACCTCAGCTTTTGGAATCTTGCGCCAGCCGAGCCAGGTTAGTAACGGGACAATTGGAAAAACTATTTGATAGATTGTGCGAGATTTATACATGCAATATGACTTGTCCGCCCTCGCTTTTTTGGCTATGCTGAGCGATGTTGTCCCCAGACTTGGAGCCATCCCGTGAATAGCCCAGAACTAACGCCCGATAAGATTCTGCAAGCACTTAACTGGCGCTATGCTACCAAGAAATTCGACCCCACGCGCAAGATTCCCGATGATATTTGGAATGCGCTGGAAGAGAGTTTGGTGCTTGCACCGTCGTCATTCGGGCTGCAACCCTGGCTGTTTCTAATCGTTCGCGATCCACAGGTGCGCCAGCAGTTAGTAGCGCATTCCTGGGGACAAAAGCAAGTTGCCGAAGCATCGCACTTAGTTGTCTTTGCTATCCAAGAAAACATTAGTTCGGCGGACGTAGATCGCTATCTAGCCCGCATGTCTGAAGTGCAGGGCACGCCAGTTGAAAATCTTCAAGGTTACGGCAATGTAGTCAAAGGCTTCATTGCCAACCCGCCCTTTCCGCTCGACATGAAGGAGTGGGCAGCCCGCCAAGTTTATATCGC
Coding sequences within:
- a CDS encoding NAD(P)H-dependent oxidoreductase, producing the protein MNSPELTPDKILQALNWRYATKKFDPTRKIPDDIWNALEESLVLAPSSFGLQPWLFLIVRDPQVRQQLVAHSWGQKQVAEASHLVVFAIQENISSADVDRYLARMSEVQGTPVENLQGYGNVVKGFIANPPFPLDMKEWAARQVYIALAQYMVAAAFLGIDTCPMEGIVPAKYDEVLGLSDRGYSSVVACPAGYRSPDDKSATRPKVRYPKSSVIEYVG